The genome window GATTGAAGAAAATCAGACCATTTTGACCCGTATCGTCAGTACCAACCCTATTCACTTCCGATTTGAAGGATCGCAAGCTGACTTGCTGAAATACCTGCGTCTTGACCGTGCAGGGCAACGCCCCAGCAGCGATTCCAGTCCTAACCCTATCTATATCAAACTGATGGACGAAGATAAGTTCTACCACGAAGGCAAAATGCACTTTGTTGACAATGTGGTCGACAACGCCACCGGTACTATTCAGGCCACCGCAACAGTGAACAACGATGACGGCATTATTTACCCAGGTCTGTTTGGGCGTGCTCGCTTGTTAGGTCGTGCTAACTACGACGCCATACTGGTGCCCGAGAATGCCATCAATACAGATCAGGATAAAAAATTCGTCTATATCAGCGATGAGAATAATGCCATCAAACGTCAATATGTCACTGTCGGCAATCTACTTGAAAACGATCTGATTGTGGTCAGCACCGGCCTAACCGGTAATGAAAAAGTCGTTGTGAACGGTATTCAACGTATTCGAGCCAGTGGTCAGGAAGTGACACCTAATGTTGTCGAACTTGAGTGGAAGCCTCTCGATGTTTTAGGTAAGCAAGCCACTGAAGACACAACGAACATCTCAAAAACTGATAAGGAATAAGCGACTGTGAATTTTCCAAAATTCTTTATTGATAGGCCTATTTTTGCTTCGGTACTTTCCATTATCGTTGTCATTATTGGCTATATGGCCTATTTGAGTTTGCCTATTGAGCAATACCCACAAGTAGCCCCACCGACTATTCAAGTATCAGCAACCTACCCTGGTGCAACAGCAGAGACAGTGGCTGAAACGGTGGCAACACCGATTGAGCAGGAAGTCAACGGGGTTGAGGGCATGCTTTATATGTACTCACAATCCTCTGCCGATGGTTCAATGACGTTGAGCATTACCTTTGAGCTGGGAACGGATCTGGATACAGCCCAAGTATTAGTTCAAAACCGTGTCGCTATCGCTGAAGCCAAATTACCAGAAAGTGTCCGTGCTTTAGGTGTGACTACCAAGAAAAACTCACCTGATCTGATGATCGTTATCAATCTCTCCTCACCAGATGGCACCTACGATCAAAATTATCTCGCTAACTATGGCGTATTAAATATACGTGATCGTATTCGTCGTATTGATGGTGTGGGTGAAGTCCCTGTTTATGGTGCCTCAGATTATGCGATGCGTCTCTGGTTAAAACCTGACTTAATGCAGTCGTATGATATCGCGGCGGGTGATGTTATCTCTGCTATCCGTAATCAAAATGTTCAGGTCGCCAGTGGTACCTTAAACCGTGCACCACAACCCGATCAGAACTATTACGAGTACATCGTCCAGACACAAGGTCGATTAACGACACCAGAAGAGTTTGGTGAAATCATTGTTAAAGCCAGTGATGATAGTCGTATTGTTCGACTACGTGATGTGGCGCGAATAGAACTAGCAGCTCAGGATTACATCACCAAAGGGTATTTAGGTGGAAAACAAGCCGTCGCTTTGCCTATTTTCCAACGTCCTGGTACCAACGCGATTGAAACAGCCAATCAGATCAAAGCCGAAATGGAAGATATCGCGGCTGAATTTCCACCAGGCATGACTTATGAGTTTGCCTACAACCCGACAGACTTTATCGAACAATCGGTTGATGCAGTAAAAATGACCGTTTATGAAGCCGTCTTTTTGGTGGTCATTGTTATTCTGGTTTTCTTACAAACCTGGCGTGCAGCGATTATCCCTATTGTGGCTATTCCAGTATCACTTATTGGTACGTTTGCGGTGATGTCAGCCATTGGTTTCTCGTTAAACAACCTGACATTATTTGGTCTGGTTTTGGCGATTGGTATCGTGGTGGATGATGCGATTGTTATCGTTGAAAATATGGAGCGGAACCTGCGTAATGGACTGTCGCCTCGTGAGTCAGCCCGTAAAACGATGGATGAAGTAGGTTCAGCATTAATTGCCATGGGGCTGGTTTTGGTTGCTGTATTCCTGCCTACCCTGTTCCTTGAAGGCATTTCAGGTGAGTTTTACCAAGCCTTTGGTATTACCATCGCTGTAGCCACCATGATCTCGGTCGCTGTATCACTGACCTTATCACCAGCACTCGCGGCCATTTTGATGAAGTCACACGATCAGGATAAACCAGAGAAACCCGTTAAATGGTACCGCTCACCGGTAAAAGCATTTTTCAATGGTTTCAACCGTGGTATGGAAGGCTTATCAAATCGCTACGGCTGGTTTGTCGGTAAAACCATTCGCATGGGACTGATTATGTTAGTGATTTATGCGGGCCTGATGACCTTAACCGCATTTCAATTTAACCGTGTTCCGACCGGGTTTATTCCGTCACAAGATCAAGGTTCTTTGATCGTGGCTATCACATTGCCTGACGGCGCCTCGTTTGATGCTACGGATAAAGTGGTTCAGGCGGTGACTGAAGAAATGTTAGCCGTACCCGGTCTGAAAAACGCGGTTGGTTTTACAGGGTTTTCTGGCGCGACAAGAACCATTCAATCTAATGCCGCCGTGATATTTACACCACTAGAACCATTTGAAGATCGTATAGCTAAAGGCATTGAATATCAGACTATCTTAAGTGATATGCGTGCTGTGGCTGCCAGCTTCAAAGAAGCCAAGGTGGCGGTATTTGAACGCCCTCCTGTGCCCGGTATTGGTAGTGCTGGCGGCTTCAAGATGATGCTGCAGGATCGTGGTGGCCGTGGCTTAAAAGTATTAGAGCAAGCAGCAACCGATATGGCCGCTGCGGCAAATAGCCCTGATAGCCCTGCTACAACGGCTGTTTATTCTTTCTTTAATACTAATAATCCGCAAATCTATTTGGATATTGACCGTAATAAAGCGGAACGACTGAACGTACCTGTGCCTGATGTGTTTGAGGCATTGGAAGTGTTTATTGGTTCAGTCTATGTTAATGATTTCAACTACTTAGGAAGAACCTTTAGAGTAACCGCTCAAGCTGAAGCTGAGGATCGTTTATCTGTAGATGATGCACTTCGAATCCGTGTCAGAAGTACTAATGGCGATATGGTGCCTCTAGGCTCGTTTGCCACAGTGCGTGATACCTCTGGCCCTTCTCGAGTGCCACGCTATAACTTATATCCAGCAGCAGGTGTTATGGGCAGTAGTGCGGAAGGCTTCAGTAGTGGCCAAACACTTGATGCCATGGAAGAACTAGCAGAAAAAATTCTGCCTGATGGCATTGGTTATGAGTGGACTGAAATTGCCTATCAGGAGAAAGCAACCGGTGATACTGCTGCTTTGGCTTTCCTACTGGCTGTTGTGTTTGTGTTCTTATTATTGGCTGCGCAATATGAAAGCTGGGCATTGCCGTTCTCTATCATCCTGATTGTACCGATGTGTCTGTTATCAGCCATCACCGGTGTGTATCTGGCGAAGATGGATAACAATATCCTGACGCAAATAGGCTTGGTCGTGCTGGTAGGTTTAGCATCAAAAAATGCCATATTGATTGTTGAGTTCGCCCGAGAGCTGGAGCGTCAGGGACGTTCTGTCTGGGATGCAGCCGTTGAAGCAGCCAGACTACGTTTACGCCCTATTTTGATGACATCCTTCGCTTTCATTCTAGGTGTTGTGCCCATGGCCATCGCTCAAGGTGCGGGTGCTGAAATGCGTCAGGCATTAGGTATCGCAGTATTTTCAGGCATGCTTGGCGTGACCTTCTTCGGGTTAATATTTACCCCAGTGTTTTATGTGATTTGTCGTCGGGTTGCGCTTTACTTCAAACCTGAACAGGCGACAGGAGAAAAATCATGAACAAAATGATCTTGTGTACCTTAATTAGCCTGTCCATCACTGGCTGTGCTCAATTTCGAGATTATCAGTCACCCACGACGGATAAGACGGTTGAAGCGACACAACTGAGTGATGACACCTACGAGTTTGCTAATGCACAGCAACCTATCGCAGATTGGTGGACAGCTTTTCAGGATCCACAATTAACGCAACTCGTTGAAAAAGCATTAGTACATAATCTGGATGTACGGATTGCACTGGCGAACCTACAGGCGGCTCGTGCTTTATCCAGAGCAGTGGGTTCAGATAGATACCCGACAGTCGATGCAAACGGTGGTTATAGTCGTAACCTGTATTCTGAGGAAACACAAAATGCGAACACTCGCGCGGCTGATATCTATGAAGCAGGCTTTGATGCCAATTGGGAATTAGATATTTTTGGACGTGTCAGCTATGGCATTGAGTCACAACTGGCTCAGGAACAAGCTATCGCCGCCGACTTGCAACAAATGTATGTCAGTGTCGCCGCAGAAGTCGCCAGACAATACTTTACTCTACGCGGGGCACAGTATCGTTTGGATATTGCTGAGCGAAATGCTGAAAATCAAAATGAAACCTTTGAATTAACAGAAAAGATATTGAATGCAGGCGGAGCCAGTGCTCTGGATGTGAGTCGTGCCAAAACACAACTCAGTCTGACTCGCTCCACGATTCCACCATTAAGAGCGCAGATAGATTCGACCATAAACAGTCTTTCTGTTTTAACAGGGCAAGTACCAGATGCTTTACGTAGTCGTTTGTCTGAGACTAAGGCTCTACCGACATTACCGCTAACAGTAGCCGTGGGTGACGTGCAACAGTTGCTTACCCGACGCCCAGATATCCGCTCAGCTGAACGTTCATTGGCGGCCAGTGTGGCGGATTATAATCTGACCGTGGCGGATTTATTTCCCAAGGTCAGTATTCTTGGCTCTTTAGGTTTTATTTCTACTAACTTGAGTAGCTTTGGTACCACTGCCCTCGCCGGCTCAATTGGTCCATCGATCAGTTGGCAAGTCTTTGATCGTGATCGCTTGAAAGCGTATGTCGATCAAGCTGATGCCCAAACTGAAGTCGCGTTGGCACAATATGAGAAGACGGTATTATCAGCACTTGAAGAATTACAGTCCGCGATGAGTGATTTTTCTAACGAGGAACAACGGCGTGCTGAATTGCAAGAAGCTGCGGCTTCGGCAAAACAATCTGCCACCATGGCCAGAAATCGCTTTGATAGTGGCTATGATAATTTTCTTGATGTGTTAGATGCTGAACGAACATTACTGGAAGCAGAAGATACCTTAGCAAATAGCGAAATTACTTCAGGGCTTAATTTAGTCGCTATTTACAAAGCATTAGGTGGTGGCTGGCAAGTCAAACCTCAGTAGCGTTAATATTATGAGGGCGTTGGCGCACCATTAGTGCCCATTAAATGGCGTTGGTTGTTGTCACTGATTTTAGAGCCGAATTTGCTGTTTGCATTAAGCCACTTCACAATAGCTGCTGAAAATGGCTTATCCCCTACAAATCCGGTATCACAATAGTTCTTCATTGTGTGATATTTTTGTGCTGCATTTATTCTGCTTAAATTATCTTTGAAAAGAAGATAATTTTGACCATTGCCATAAGCAGACTATCTAACATGTTTGATTGAATCTACTACGAAGGAAAGTGACGTGAAAAAGTTTAAAGATGTCGATAATATTGCGGAACAGATATTCAACGATAAGATTGGCAGACCAGCATATGCATTCGGTCTATGGCTTGCTACACTTCAAGCAAAAGAACTCGGTATAAAAAAGCTGAATATATTTGAATTTGGCGTTGCGACTGGCGCGGGACTGATAAACCTATGTGACATCTGCGCCATCATGACTAAATCTACAGACATGCAATATGATATTTATGGCTTCGATTCAGATATTGGTATGCCAGCACTATCAAGTGGATATAAGGATCATCCTGAGCTATGGCATGAAGGACAGTTCCTTGTTGACCATGATGAGATAAGAAAAAAATTGCCTGAAAATGCTCAACTCATTTCAGGAAATATTGCTGATACGATAGAACCTTTCTGTCAAGAACATTTATCTAATGACGCACCGGTTGGTTTTGTTGCTGTAGATGTAGACCTTTACTCTTCAACCTTATCTGTATTTGAGCTTTTTAAACATAATAATCCTGAGCTTTACCTCCCCGTCACTATTATGTATCTAGATGATATCAATGACTTACTGACCAATAACTCATGGTGTGGCGAAATGTTAGCAGTAAGAGAATGGAATGATCAAAATGAACTTCGTAAGATGGAAGAAATGCGTATTAGACAGAATCATAGCCCAGCGGGCTGGCATGATCACATATATGGCCTGCATGTGCTTGATCATCCTGTTCGCAATGGCAAACGTCCAGATGTATGTTTAGACATCAATATAACTGCAATTTAATCAATTCTTACAGAAACCAGTTCCGATAAATGATTTATTATTTTTTTCAAACTAGCTTAGAGAGAAACGAAGTCGTATATAACAAAACAAATCCCGACCGTTTTTAGTTATTTAATCTTGAGGTAAAAAATGATTGCCTCCCAAGCTTTTATATTTATCTGTCTTAATAAGTAAA of Methylophaga marina contains these proteins:
- a CDS encoding efflux RND transporter periplasmic adaptor subunit — its product is MRVIPLTLISAFSLMLVACSEPENQPTEQAAPPPVEVDVAIPLQHKLTDWDEFTGRFEAINNVNLRARVTGYLIEKKFKDGQQVKKGDVLYVIDPRPFRYELKQIQAQHELAKKELDRAHLLRESNAISQEEVDRRFQELQISEASLNNAKLQLGFTEVTSPIDGKISDSYVDIGNMIEENQTILTRIVSTNPIHFRFEGSQADLLKYLRLDRAGQRPSSDSSPNPIYIKLMDEDKFYHEGKMHFVDNVVDNATGTIQATATVNNDDGIIYPGLFGRARLLGRANYDAILVPENAINTDQDKKFVYISDENNAIKRQYVTVGNLLENDLIVVSTGLTGNEKVVVNGIQRIRASGQEVTPNVVELEWKPLDVLGKQATEDTTNISKTDKE
- a CDS encoding efflux RND transporter permease subunit, which gives rise to MNFPKFFIDRPIFASVLSIIVVIIGYMAYLSLPIEQYPQVAPPTIQVSATYPGATAETVAETVATPIEQEVNGVEGMLYMYSQSSADGSMTLSITFELGTDLDTAQVLVQNRVAIAEAKLPESVRALGVTTKKNSPDLMIVINLSSPDGTYDQNYLANYGVLNIRDRIRRIDGVGEVPVYGASDYAMRLWLKPDLMQSYDIAAGDVISAIRNQNVQVASGTLNRAPQPDQNYYEYIVQTQGRLTTPEEFGEIIVKASDDSRIVRLRDVARIELAAQDYITKGYLGGKQAVALPIFQRPGTNAIETANQIKAEMEDIAAEFPPGMTYEFAYNPTDFIEQSVDAVKMTVYEAVFLVVIVILVFLQTWRAAIIPIVAIPVSLIGTFAVMSAIGFSLNNLTLFGLVLAIGIVVDDAIVIVENMERNLRNGLSPRESARKTMDEVGSALIAMGLVLVAVFLPTLFLEGISGEFYQAFGITIAVATMISVAVSLTLSPALAAILMKSHDQDKPEKPVKWYRSPVKAFFNGFNRGMEGLSNRYGWFVGKTIRMGLIMLVIYAGLMTLTAFQFNRVPTGFIPSQDQGSLIVAITLPDGASFDATDKVVQAVTEEMLAVPGLKNAVGFTGFSGATRTIQSNAAVIFTPLEPFEDRIAKGIEYQTILSDMRAVAASFKEAKVAVFERPPVPGIGSAGGFKMMLQDRGGRGLKVLEQAATDMAAAANSPDSPATTAVYSFFNTNNPQIYLDIDRNKAERLNVPVPDVFEALEVFIGSVYVNDFNYLGRTFRVTAQAEAEDRLSVDDALRIRVRSTNGDMVPLGSFATVRDTSGPSRVPRYNLYPAAGVMGSSAEGFSSGQTLDAMEELAEKILPDGIGYEWTEIAYQEKATGDTAALAFLLAVVFVFLLLAAQYESWALPFSIILIVPMCLLSAITGVYLAKMDNNILTQIGLVVLVGLASKNAILIVEFARELERQGRSVWDAAVEAARLRLRPILMTSFAFILGVVPMAIAQGAGAEMRQALGIAVFSGMLGVTFFGLIFTPVFYVICRRVALYFKPEQATGEKS
- a CDS encoding efflux transporter outer membrane subunit, whose protein sequence is MNKMILCTLISLSITGCAQFRDYQSPTTDKTVEATQLSDDTYEFANAQQPIADWWTAFQDPQLTQLVEKALVHNLDVRIALANLQAARALSRAVGSDRYPTVDANGGYSRNLYSEETQNANTRAADIYEAGFDANWELDIFGRVSYGIESQLAQEQAIAADLQQMYVSVAAEVARQYFTLRGAQYRLDIAERNAENQNETFELTEKILNAGGASALDVSRAKTQLSLTRSTIPPLRAQIDSTINSLSVLTGQVPDALRSRLSETKALPTLPLTVAVGDVQQLLTRRPDIRSAERSLAASVADYNLTVADLFPKVSILGSLGFISTNLSSFGTTALAGSIGPSISWQVFDRDRLKAYVDQADAQTEVALAQYEKTVLSALEELQSAMSDFSNEEQRRAELQEAAASAKQSATMARNRFDSGYDNFLDVLDAERTLLEAEDTLANSEITSGLNLVAIYKALGGGWQVKPQ